In a genomic window of Halobiforma lacisalsi AJ5:
- a CDS encoding winged helix-turn-helix domain-containing protein yields the protein MKLRQPTDFLILEALEDKGRNVATNLAAHTGKSRKNINTRLPVLEDYGLVDKIGPAERSGLYEITSKGKAALVYRDQYGEVDDFEDLIEGPNAGTVDDPEAQAGFVRGEDEEDDEE from the coding sequence GTGAAGCTGCGCCAACCTACTGACTTCCTGATCCTCGAGGCGCTCGAGGACAAGGGACGGAACGTCGCAACGAACCTTGCAGCCCACACGGGCAAGAGCCGAAAGAACATCAACACCCGACTGCCGGTCCTCGAGGACTACGGTCTCGTCGACAAGATCGGACCGGCCGAGCGGTCCGGTCTCTACGAGATCACCTCGAAGGGGAAGGCAGCGCTGGTGTACCGCGATCAGTACGGTGAGGTCGACGACTTCGAGGACCTCATCGAAGGCCCGAACGCCGGTACCGTCGACGACCCCGAGGCCCAGGCCGGGTTCGTTCGCGGCGAAGACGAAGAAGACGACGAAGAATAA
- a CDS encoding Leu/Phe/Val dehydrogenase, translating into MVFDSIDDRGHEQVSYFTDPETGLKAIVAIHDTALGPSLGGTRFYDYDTEDDALEDVLRLSEAMTYKAAAADLPLGGGKAVIVGDAEELKTDDLLEAYGRAVDHLGGRYITSVDVNTGVEDMEIVRRETDYAVGTSDGLGNPSPITAHGVFSGIQACADHVYGTESVEGLEVVVQGLGKVGQALAEELADNGADVTVSDIDQDHVAAFADEHDVDTVTPEHVYEESCDVFAPCAVGGVVNDDTIPQLECDIVAGAANNVLAERRHAEALREEGIVYAPDYVINAGGLITVAKEYLGGTREEAFDEAAAIGDRLSEMIDRAEHQDTTVLAAAEEYAEERIENAESTDETAVPAE; encoded by the coding sequence ATGGTATTTGACTCGATCGACGACCGCGGCCACGAACAGGTATCGTACTTCACTGATCCCGAAACGGGGCTCAAGGCGATCGTTGCGATCCACGACACGGCGCTCGGGCCCAGCCTCGGCGGCACGCGCTTCTACGACTACGACACGGAAGACGACGCCCTCGAGGACGTGCTGCGGCTCTCCGAGGCGATGACCTACAAGGCAGCGGCCGCCGACCTCCCGCTGGGCGGCGGGAAGGCCGTCATCGTGGGCGACGCCGAGGAACTCAAGACGGACGACCTGCTCGAGGCCTACGGTCGCGCGGTCGACCACCTGGGCGGCCGGTACATCACGTCGGTCGACGTCAATACGGGCGTCGAGGACATGGAGATCGTGCGCCGCGAGACCGACTACGCCGTCGGAACTAGCGACGGCCTGGGGAACCCGTCGCCGATCACGGCACACGGCGTCTTCAGCGGCATCCAGGCCTGTGCCGACCACGTGTACGGGACGGAGTCGGTCGAGGGCCTCGAGGTCGTCGTCCAGGGACTCGGGAAGGTCGGCCAGGCGCTCGCCGAAGAACTCGCGGACAATGGGGCCGACGTCACCGTCTCGGACATCGACCAGGATCACGTCGCGGCGTTCGCAGACGAACACGACGTCGACACCGTCACACCGGAACACGTCTACGAGGAGTCCTGTGACGTCTTCGCACCGTGTGCTGTCGGCGGCGTCGTCAACGACGACACGATCCCGCAACTCGAGTGTGACATCGTCGCCGGTGCGGCGAACAACGTCCTGGCCGAGCGCCGACACGCCGAGGCGCTTCGCGAGGAGGGGATCGTCTACGCGCCGGACTACGTGATCAACGCGGGCGGCCTGATCACGGTCGCGAAGGAGTACCTCGGCGGGACCCGCGAGGAGGCCTTCGACGAGGCGGCCGCGATCGGCGACCGCCTCAGTGAGATGATCGACCGGGCCGAGCACCAGGACACGACCGTGCTCGCCGCCGCGGAGGAGTACGCGGAGGAGCGCATCGAAAACGCCGAGTCGACCGACGAAACCGCCGTTCCGGCGGAGTAG
- the otsB gene encoding trehalose-phosphatase — protein MTARSEAVSADSVPVSLERRLPRVRERIEGGSRLLLCLDFDGTLAPIVDEPDEAAPTEDNRAAVAALSDHPAIDTAIVSGRALADVRERIDGPSIYAGNHGLELAREGSVAVHPVARKRARLIEAVCETLETALDQVPNARVENKGVTATVHVRSVPTAARPVVAERTRAVVDRLAGDDLEISTGKRILEIEPAVPWGKGNAVALIAADAPADAVPIYVGDDVTDESAFRTVLPEGIAVRVGGSVPSAASCRVDDPDDVTTFLQWLGTAGIDLLDPPDASWTDEPAFPGDDRPHVS, from the coding sequence ATGACGGCCCGAAGCGAAGCGGTCTCCGCCGACTCGGTTCCGGTCTCCCTCGAGCGACGACTGCCTCGCGTCCGCGAGCGGATCGAGGGCGGCTCCCGGCTCCTGCTCTGTCTGGACTTCGACGGGACGCTCGCCCCCATCGTCGACGAACCCGACGAGGCGGCCCCGACCGAAGACAATCGGGCGGCGGTCGCCGCCCTCTCCGACCATCCCGCGATCGACACTGCGATCGTCAGCGGCCGCGCGCTGGCCGACGTCCGCGAGCGGATCGACGGCCCGTCGATCTACGCCGGCAACCACGGACTCGAACTCGCCCGCGAGGGGTCGGTCGCCGTCCATCCCGTCGCACGGAAGCGCGCCAGGCTGATCGAGGCCGTCTGCGAGACGTTAGAGACCGCCCTCGATCAGGTCCCGAACGCCCGCGTCGAGAACAAGGGGGTGACGGCGACGGTCCACGTTCGGTCCGTCCCGACCGCCGCCAGGCCCGTCGTCGCCGAGCGGACGCGCGCGGTCGTCGACCGGCTTGCAGGCGACGACCTCGAGATTTCGACCGGGAAACGCATCCTCGAGATCGAACCCGCGGTCCCCTGGGGAAAGGGGAACGCGGTGGCGCTGATCGCGGCGGACGCGCCGGCCGACGCCGTCCCGATCTACGTCGGCGACGACGTTACCGACGAGTCCGCGTTCCGGACCGTGTTGCCCGAGGGGATCGCCGTTCGCGTCGGCGGCTCGGTACCCTCCGCGGCCTCCTGTCGGGTCGATGATCCCGACGACGTGACGACGTTCCTCCAGTGGCTCGGGACGGCGGGGATCGATCTGCTCGATCCGCCCGACGCATCGTGGACCGACGAGCCCGCGTTCCCGGGCGACGACCGCCCCCACGTGTCCTAG
- a CDS encoding PLP-dependent cysteine synthase family protein has protein sequence MKASILDTIGSPLVQVDSPEGATVAAKIESFNPGGSAKDRPAREMIRAAEREGRIEPGDWLVEPTSGNTGIGLALVAAARDYDLTIVMPSDKSEERRQVMAAYGADLELVDGTMEDARDRADDLVEEGAIQLGQFDNPANPEAHYRTTGEEIVEQVGDREIDAFVAGVGTGGTISGTGRRLREEFPEMEIVALEPARNAVLSTGKAGNDDFQGMGPGFVSENLDRDLIDRVETVRLEDAEAECRRLAREEGILVGQSSGATSLIARQVAAEIAEPGTDCPDVVGAFDEVASPETDGGRGAEDCPLVVTVFWDSGERYLSTGLFD, from the coding sequence ATGAAGGCAAGTATCCTGGACACGATCGGATCGCCGCTGGTCCAGGTCGACTCGCCGGAGGGGGCGACGGTTGCCGCGAAGATCGAATCCTTCAACCCTGGCGGTTCGGCGAAGGACCGTCCCGCACGGGAAATGATCCGGGCCGCAGAGCGCGAGGGCCGGATCGAGCCCGGCGACTGGCTCGTCGAGCCCACGAGCGGGAACACGGGGATCGGGCTCGCACTGGTCGCCGCCGCCCGCGACTACGACCTGACCATCGTCATGCCGTCGGACAAGTCCGAGGAGCGCCGGCAGGTGATGGCGGCCTACGGGGCCGACCTCGAGCTCGTCGACGGTACCATGGAGGATGCCCGAGACAGGGCCGACGACCTCGTCGAGGAGGGCGCGATCCAGCTCGGCCAGTTCGACAACCCCGCGAACCCGGAGGCCCACTACCGGACGACCGGCGAGGAGATCGTAGAACAGGTCGGCGACCGGGAAATCGACGCTTTCGTCGCCGGCGTCGGCACCGGCGGAACGATCTCGGGCACGGGCCGACGACTCCGGGAGGAGTTCCCCGAGATGGAAATCGTCGCCCTCGAACCCGCCCGTAACGCCGTCCTCTCGACGGGGAAGGCCGGAAACGACGACTTCCAGGGAATGGGCCCGGGTTTCGTCAGCGAGAACCTCGACCGGGACCTGATCGACCGCGTCGAGACAGTTCGCCTCGAGGACGCCGAGGCGGAGTGTCGCCGCCTCGCCCGCGAGGAGGGAATTCTCGTCGGGCAGTCGAGCGGCGCGACGAGCCTGATCGCCCGCCAGGTGGCCGCGGAGATCGCCGAACCGGGGACCGACTGCCCGGATGTCGTCGGCGCGTTCGACGAAGTCGCCTCGCCCGAGACGGACGGGGGGCGGGGGGCCGAGGACTGCCCGCTGGTGGTGACCGTCTTCTGGGACAGCGGCGAGCGGTACCTCTCGACAGGGCTGTTCGACTGA
- a CDS encoding DUF5804 family protein, translating to MTRVCLIGNDDVNLQYELLSRETSREALATYDLRRPFENSLAVRTVSVGAAVTLLNDLQWYLTRFVDTALVQEPSISDEEWLSRSLATQLRNGDVEPRETDEFCKVYGLERVDRGEPNAAAERDGDGAEDTQDRADDSDAENGGDREADATLRLVEPLYVRRTDGELPAYDLREVEETLVVRLTESEYSP from the coding sequence GTGACTCGCGTCTGTCTCATCGGGAACGACGACGTCAACCTCCAGTACGAACTCCTCTCCCGGGAAACTTCCCGCGAGGCACTCGCGACGTACGACCTCCGGCGGCCGTTCGAGAACTCGCTCGCCGTCCGGACGGTCAGCGTCGGCGCGGCCGTCACCCTGCTGAACGACCTCCAGTGGTACCTCACGCGGTTCGTCGACACGGCCCTGGTCCAGGAGCCGAGCATCAGCGACGAGGAGTGGCTCTCGCGGTCGCTCGCGACCCAACTCCGGAACGGCGACGTCGAGCCCAGGGAGACCGACGAGTTCTGTAAAGTCTACGGGCTCGAGCGGGTCGACAGGGGGGAACCGAACGCAGCAGCGGAAAGAGACGGGGACGGGGCCGAAGACACCCAAGACCGCGCCGACGACAGCGACGCCGAGAACGGGGGCGACCGCGAGGCCGACGCGACGCTCCGATTGGTCGAACCGCTGTACGTGCGCCGGACGGACGGCGAACTCCCGGCCTACGACCTGCGGGAGGTCGAGGAGACGCTAGTCGTTCGGCTCACAGAATCGGAATATTCCCCCTGA